Genomic segment of Bdellovibrio bacteriovorus:
CGCATCTTGATAAAAGGATCGCAGGCGGCCGTGGTTTCCTAAGCGCGTTTCCATTTCAACCGCCACGCCTTCCTTCCACCATGTTGGCAAAAGAATATTCGGTGCGATGATATTTCCAAAAACGAAACGCAAAGGTTTCATGATTCCATTGGCGGGTTCAAAATTGAGAATGTGAGTGTATTCATGGGCAAGAAGTTCAAAGGCCCAGTCACCCGTGTCAGCCAAGCTCTCTTCCGGGCCCGGCAAAACGGGGTAAGCCATAATGTGAGGGTAGGGAATGCGAGTGGCATATCCATTTGTGACGTCAGTTTTATCGTTTATAATAACGATGGTTTTTTCGGGCAGAGAGTGAAAATAAGAGCGGAGTTCGGCGTAGGCTTTTTCCAGTTTTTCGGCGTAAAGAAGACCAAGGTCCTGCTGCTTGGCATTAAAGATGATTTCAAAATGAGGAGTCTTCAGAGTCTTCCACTTTAATTCAGGCGGAACCTCAAGTTGTGCGAACGCTGAGAGAGGAAAAAGAAAAATGAAAGAGAACCAAAGATGTAAAACACGCCGTCTGTGCATAAAGTCTCTTAGCCGTACAGCAACACAATATCATTTAGGAAATCTAAGGTTTGACAATGAGCCGCTATAAATTAAAGTTTTTATCTAATGATAACTATTGGATCTTCATAGGAGGACATCATGTTTCGTAAATTAGCTCTTGGTCTTGTTGCCTGCGCGGTTGTTGCTGGTTGTAAAGGAAAACAAACTCAATCGGATCAATCCATTGAAACTTTGCCTGCAGGCGGCCAATCTACTGCCATTGACTCATCACCACTTAGTTATGATCCAATGGGTTCTGACTCTGGAAAAATTGCGGGTCTAGAAACTGTTCACTTCGGTTACGATAAATCGAGCTTGGATGCGGCTTCTAAAAAAGTGATCGCTTCTAACGTTGAGTGGATGAAATCAAACCCAGGCGTGAAAGTTCAAATCGAAGGTCACTGTGACAACCGCGGTACTATCGAGTACAATGTGGCTCTAGGTGAAAGACGCGCTAACGCAGTGAAAGCTTATATGGTAAGCTTGGGTATTGCTGGCGATCGTTTGAGCGTTATCAGCTACGGTAAAGAAAAACCACTTGATATGGGTGACACTGAAGCAGCTTGGGCGAAAAACCGCCGTGCGAACTTTGTTCCTGCTCAGTAATTTAAGTTAAGAAAGGTGTGCAGTGAGACTACAGAGACTTTTCATCGGAGTTCTACTTTTTACGGTGATTGTCAGCTGTCAAACAGTCCCTGCACCCGTTGAGGATTATTCCCTCGCAAGAGCTGCACTAGATGCGGCTCGTTCTGTTCAAGCGGCCCGCCATTCCCCAGGTTATTGGCATCAAGCTGAAGAAGCTTATCGCAAAGGCCGTATCTATTTTGAAGATCGTGATTATTCGAAAGCTAAAGAACAATTTGTGCGCGCACGTGTTTCTGCAGAAAAAGCAGAAAACTCAGCACGATTGATTCGTCAAAGAACAGGAGATGTTCTATGAAGAAAATCCTAGTGGCTCTTGTTGCCACTCCTCTATTTCTGACTGGTTGTTTGAAAACGCGTAACGAAGTTCGTGAAACTGAACAACGCCAAGTCATGCAGCAACAAGTAACGACACTGCAAAGAAGCAATGCGGATGTTTCAAACCGCTTTGCCGACATCGAAGAACAAATGAGAAGTCTGAATGGCCGTGTGGACGTGGTTGAAAACCGTGTCGGCCAAGGAAACTCGGGCATAGAAAATGCCGTTAGAAACACACAACAACAAAATCAAGACTTAAACCAAAAAGTCACGCTTCTTCAAGAGGCTCTGACGAAAATGGAAAAAGACATTTACACTTTGAATGCTGAAATCCAATCATTGAAGGCCGAACGAGTTGCTGGCCAGGCAGAAAGATCTGCGAAGCAAGCCAAGAAAAATGTTTATGAAGTCGGTGAAGAATTCTTCAATAAAAAAGACTGGAAACAGGCTATCTTAAACTACCAAAAATACCGTGACGACAATCCGAAAGGGTCTAAGTTCGCGGATGCGACTTATAAAATCGGTGTGTCCTTCCAAGAGTTGGGCATGAAAGATGAAGCAAAAACTTTTTACGACGAAGTGGTCAGCAAGTTTCCTAAATCAGATGAAGCTCGTCGTTCTAAAACTCGCTTGAAGGGTTTAAAAAAATAAATTCGTGATTGAACGTGTATTAGCCATTGAAACCAGCTGTGATGACACTTCCGTAGCGATCGTAGATCGCAGTGGTTGGGTGCACTCTGTTGTCGCGGCTTCTCAAGATTTAGAACACGAAATCTATGGCGGTATCGTTCCTGAAATCGCGGCTAGAAATCACTCCATCGCTCTGATTCCCTTGATTGAAGAGGCTTTTAAAAAAGCCGGAATGACTTGGAAAGACGTGCAGGGAATTGCCGTCACCAATCGTCCTGGTCTGATTGGCGCCTTAATTGTGGGGCTTGTGACGGCGAAATCCTTGTCGCAGGCAAAAGGTCTTCCATTTCTAGGGGTGAATCACCTAGAAGGTCACTTGTTAGCGCCTTTCTTGCGTGATTCTCAATATGCTCCCCCTGAAGACTTCGGATATCCTTACGTAGGATTAGCCATCAGTGGTGGTCACACCAGTCTTTATCAAATCAAAGGTTTGGGTGATTACAAAGTTCTGGGCGCAACGAAAGACGATGCAGCCGGGGAGTGTTTTGATAAATTTGCGAAGATGGCGGGTCTGGGTTTTCCAGGCGGTGTGCGTATCGATCAAATGGCAAAAACCGGAAACCCCCATGCTTTTGAATTTCCTCGCAGCATGATTCATGACGAAACTTTCGATATGAGCTTTTCCGGCTTAAAGTCATCGGGTCAGCGCATGTTGGAACAATTAGGACCAGAACTAGTGCAAGAGCAGCTTCCTGATCTTTGTGCTTCTTTCCAAGAAGCCATTGTCGATGTTCTTATTGCTAAATTAGATCGAGCGGCCAAAGTATTTAGATCTAAGCGCGTGATCTTAACTGGCGGCGTGAGTGCGAACTCTCGTCTGCGCGCACGTGCAGAAGAATGGGCCGCGAAGAAAGGTCTGACCCTCGTAGTTCCACCAATCCGCTATTGCACGGATAATGCCGCAATGATCGGGTATGCCGGCGTTCTAAGAATGAATGCCGGGGAATTTTCCAACATCGACCTCGGACCTTCACCACAAGTTTTGACAACGGATTTTAGATGAGCCAATCAAGAGAACGCTTAGAGCAAACGCTGCAAGAACTTGGCATTCTTGCCAAAAGATCGTTAGGTCAAAACTTCTTGGTCAGCGATGTCGTCATTGAGCGCATCATCAATCAGGTGAAAGAATTCAACCCCGAAGAGCTGATTGAAGTGGGCCCAGGTCCTGGAGCTTTAACTTACTTTTTAAAACAAATGAATGTGCCTTTGACTTTAATTGAGCTGGATCGTGTGATTGCGAATTACTGGCGTGAGCAAGGGCAAAATGTCCTTGAAGAAGACGCTCTAAAACTCGATTGGTCGCGCTTCTATTCAGACAAAAAAGTCGTTTTCGTCAGCAATCTGCCTTATCAGATTTCTTCAAGCATCGTCATTGAGCGTTCGATGGAAGCTCCGGGTGTTGAGCACATGGTTCTGATGTTCCAAAAAGAAGTGGCTCAAAGAATCCGTGCCGTGGCGAAGTCAGAGCATTACGGACTTTTAAGTGTTATTGCTCAAGTCTTCTGGAAGACGGAAATGGTGACTGAGGCGGGACCGAGGGATTTTTCGCCCCCTCCACGTGTCGCCAGCCGAGTGCTGTGCTTTTCGCGTCTGCAAAGCGAAGTTAAAAATCGCCAGGCCTTTCTCACTTTTGTTAAAGCCGCCTTTGCCCAACGCCGCAAGCTTTTAAAGAAAAATTTGTCTGGTCTTTTAAGTCAAAAGAAGCTAACTGAAGAGCAATTGGTGGGCTGGATCACCGGCATGGGTTTTACAGAAACGGCCCGTGCGGAAGAACTCAGCCCCGCGCAGTTTGTGACCTTGTATAAGCACTTTGGATTTGAAGCATGAGCATTTTAATTGTTCAAGAGAACAAAAAAGCCCGATTTGATTACACGATCGTAGAAACCTACGAGGCGGGCTTGCAGCTTATGGGAAGCGAAGTGAAATCCCTGCGCAATAAAGATGTGCAACTAAAAGACTCTTACATTTCTTTTCGGGGTGATGAAGCTTTCTTGCAGAACGCACATATCGCCGAATACAAAGCTTCCAGTTACAACAACCATGCTCCAGAAAGACTTCGTAAGCTTTTACTGAATCGCAAAGAGTTGGATGAGATTTTCGGTGCCTTAAAGGAAAAAGGCTATTCTTGCGTGCCGCTTAAAATCTATTTTAAAAACGGCCGTGCGAAATTAGAAATTGCGTTGGTGAAGGGTAAAAAGACTCACGACAAGCGTGAGGCTATTAAGAAACGCGACGTCTCTGATCAAATTCGCTCAAGTCTACGACGGAATCGTTAGTAATAAACTCTTCACGAATACCTAGGCGCGCGCGTTTTTCTGCCAGCAAATGTTTCCAAGCGGCATAAGCTTCGCGGTTTTGCGGATCAATGCTTAATTTTTCTAAAAGCTTTAGTTCAGTTTCAGTATTCGCCTTTAAAGCGCGATAGAAATAGTCATACGTCATCGCAAGGTCACGATAGTCGTCTTCTTCTGGCAAGTGATAATCAGGAATATGCCACTGACCCAACATCAATTGGTGCATGTGTCTTTCCATCGTCACTAGTGGCGAGAGTAGATTCTTCGTCATACGAATTCCCAAGAACAAAGTAACTCCCATAAGGAACAGGAAACTGGCGCTTAAGAAAATTTTAAGCCACGTCACTTCGCGCTCAAGATGCTCTACCAAGTAAGGATGTGTGTCGTAAGCAAGACTTTTGAAGAGATCATAATTCTGAACGATGAAGTAATAGGCTGGAAGAAGAAATAAAACCGCGCCACCCGCAACGGCTGTCACCATGTACCAACAGTATTTGTACTGAAAGCTTTTATTTAAAATGAAGCGGCGAGGACCTTGTCCATGGGGCACACGCTGGGGTTCGATAACTCTTCGTCCGTATAACATATGACCTCTTATCGGTCTGTTGTGTTTTCAAAAGAGTCCAATTATTCTCAAAAGTATACATTCGCCGAAATAAAGAGGAGTCTTCATGCGTAGTCCGGTTCAAGATACAAAGCGCCGTTGGATTTTCACCGTATTCCTGACAACTCTGCTGGTATTTGGTGCTGAAAAACTCTGGGCCTTAGATGAGCCGACAAATCGCCCCGACAATGACACGACCTTGGTCGACGACAAGTATTCGTTAAAAGCCGACCGCGAAGCCTTTGATAAATTGCGCAAAGATATTCCGCCTGAACGCCAAAAAGAAAACGATGAAAAAGCTTTTATGGATCAGCTGATGTCGGATTTTTCACGTTCGCCTTCCGAAGTGCGCTCCAAGTTTTCTAGCATCATCAATAAAAAGCGCGAGCTCTTTAACAAAGACATGACGAAAAGTCGCGAGCAGTTTAATAAAACTCAAAAGAAAGAGCGCGACGAATTTTCCAAAAAACAGGGCGACGCGCGAAAAGACTTTTCAAAAAAGAAAGTTACTTCCGATGAACGCAAAGAGTTCTTTGAAGAGCTTGATGGCGAAAGAAAAGACTTTTATTCCAAGCAAAAAGAACAGCGCGATGAGTTTGAAGCCGATATGCGCGATAAAAGAAAAAACTTTGACGATTACGCTCGTTCTAAAACGGATGAATTCAATCAGTTACACCGTGATTATACGAAACGCTATGACGAGAATAAAAAAGCACAGTCGGACCTGAAAAAACAGGCTGAAGAAAAACGGAAACAGTTACAGAAGAGTATTGATCAAGAGTACGAGGGCATTCGTCAGAAGGATCCGACAATCCTGGAGCCCACAACCCAAGGTCAGTAATCACGAAGGTCTTTTAAAGACTTCTTTATGAATCTCCATTGTCAAAGCGAAAAGTTTGTTTTCGATCATCGTTGATAGTGGAGTGAATTCAATCCCAAAGGTCTGAATCACCTTATTGCCTTCGTCGACTTTGATGTGACGGACCAGGCCTTGAATTTCAATCGGCGATCTTTTCCCAATCACCAAATGTCCGGTGACTTTATCGCCGATCTTCATCAGCGGAGCATCCATTCGGTAAATCACGCGACAGCCTTGGCTGCTCAGATCGGCCAATTGACCGATGATTTTCTGCGGCTGTTCGTTCACCAGAACGATGTTGTAAAAAGCTTGATAGCCTTCCGGGATGCGCACGCGGTAGTTTTGGCGGCGTTGAAGATGATAGAGTTCTTCAGCGACGGGCACGACGACTTTTTCCTGATGAATTTGCGCGAAGCCTTGGAAGTAGTATTTTTCTCCACCCAAAAAGAAATGACCTAGGTATTCTTCTTGAGGTTTTAAAGTCGTGATGGATTCGACAGTGCATTCAAGGCATTTGGTTTTAGAATTAAAAAAGTTCACGCGCAGTTTGCAAATCGATTCTTCTTTACCTTTACAAAGAAGCTCTCCTTGAGCTTGAGCAAGATCCTGCCAAAGCTTGATCTTTTCGTCTTCGCGACCTACTAGGGTGAAGATGTCTTTATCCATACCGTGACCTCGTGCTTGTTGTGATGCAGATGTTGCACACGTGCATTTTCTAAAGACTGGAACTTTTTGAGAGTCGCAAAGTCCGTCTTACCTTGAAATTTTATCGTGCAAACGAAGTTCGAGCATAGTCCTGAACTCTGCCACATTTGAACAAGTTCCAGAAGTTTTTCGGGATAGCAGATGATATCAGAAAAAAACCAATCAATGGCCCCAATGTCCTCGGGCTTCACCGTGAAAGCATTCGTCTTCATAAAGTGAATGCGCGGAAGTTGGGCGATGTGGGGTTCTAAAGGTGCGCGGTCGATACTGACAACCTCGCAACCGATCTGTTGAAGCACCCAGGTCCACCCTCCGGGACAGCTTCCAAAGTCGACAACTCTTTGTCCTGCTTTAGGCAGAATTCCATACACCGTGAAAAGCTCCCAAAGCTTCAGGTAAGCCCGCGACGGCGGATTCTTTTTATCCTCATTAAACTGCACTTCCCCTAAAGGAAATGGGGAGTTGGTTTTGCTTGAGGCTAAAAGCGTGTTCTTATCTATCAATGTCCAAGCCCCTAGATTGTCTTCGGGGAGGGCCCCTAAGAAATCCACGATACGGGGTTTTACTTTTAGCAGTTGTTCTTGAATAAGTTGTGCGCGTCGATGATGGTCGAATGTATAAGGCACCCACAGCTTGCCTAAACCCTTTAAAGCTTTTGCCGCCTGGCTGATGGATTCAAAAGATATGATTTCGGGGTTGAGCCAAATATTTTGGGCCCAGACAGAGTGCTGCAAGGGCCCATCAGTAAGAACCAGGCTTCCATGGACTGAGCGAACATTTTTAAGTTCCTCAAGAAGCTCTGGCAGAAATTGTTCTGTGGTTAAGTATGCGATCATGAATTAAAAACCAGTCCAGCTCCGCGGCCCGAAGGCCGCTGCGCCTTCTGCGCTGCCGCGCCTTAAGCTGCTTTAGTTGCCACAGCTGGAGTCAGAAGTCCACGACTGTTCCAAGTCGTCATGCAATCATTCCAGAATTTTTCTTTCAATTTGATATCGGCAGGACCCATTTTCACTTTGGGGAAATCCTGTTTAGTGAAGTGCTCAGTGAAATGAGCTTCGTCACATGCGCGTACGATCTTCAACATCAGGTTGAAGTGAGCCTCCGTCATTGGCTTGTTGTCCACGAGCATTTTTCTGAGACCAGCCTCTGGTGTGTGCAATAAAAAGTTATAGAGGTTTGGTACATCATAAGTTTGACTCATTTTGAAACTCCCTTTGTTTTGTTTCATTCCTCATATCGGCGAATCAAAAGGGGAGCTTGAACGTTTCTTTAGGACCATAGTCCTAGCGTGTCTGATTAATAATTTTTCAGTTTATCCAGACTTGCCGATGATCCAGGAAAAATGGTCCAGGTAAAGTCTAGGTTCCCTTAAGTCCTAAGACCTAGCTCCGATCTAGGAGGCATGAAAACACAAAAAATCAATACAAACATCTTGGCAGCTTTGATCGCAACAACACTTTTCTCTAGCTCGACATTCGCTATGGCTAAAAAGCCGGTCAGCGGGGGCGGAGGTACAACGACTCCTCCAACCACGACTCCCAGCAATCCCACGACACCGACGACGCCACCTCCAGCGCGCGAGCCGGCGGCGGTCACCGATTCAATCACTCCGGAAGGCTTTAATGTCTTTTCCGAAGTATCTTACCCGGTCGGTTCCGTTGTCGATACCAACTACAAAAACTATCGTGAGTTGATCCCGACAAGAAATGCGCAACAAGCTCACGCCACAGATATGTGCGATACGAACCTAGACCAGAACGACCGTTTCTCTGATCGTATTGCTTATGCGGTGGAACTAAAAATGCAGCCCGCGAAAGCACAATTAGGCTACGTGGCTTCTTACTTTGGTTTAAATAGTGATGTGAATACTTACTTGCCGAACAGTTTGATTTCTCATCCATTGTGTAACGTGACGTCGTCTACGTTGAACACGACATTAAATGGCAAGAATGTTCCTGGCGCTTCGACGATTAAAAAAATCAATGAATTCGCAGATCGCATGAACTCTTACCGTCGTGAAGCTTTGTCTGGAAACAGAGAAGGTTATGTCAAAGCTTCAAAACTTTGGTCAAAATTCATGATGTGTCTTTCGTATATGGAATCTTTGACGACTGCGGATAACTCGAAATCACAAAGTGTGGCAGCAAAATATGCTCCATCAGGTTATCGTCGTCCAGCCGGCGTGAACTTTTATGAAGACCCTTATCAACCTGCAGAGTCTCGTTTGAATATCGGTCTTTTCCAATTCACTCCCGATGCCGGTGGCAATATCCAAGCTTGTATTCGTGAATGGAATGCTCTTTATCCAAAATGCGGTATCTCTCAGAAAGCTAGCCAGTCTGAATTGATCCGTATCTTGGGAAGCTCGCTGCAAACGTTCAACTCGTTCTGTGCCGCTTCGAAGGTCACAGGTTCTTTTGCCGTACAAGTGAATACGACGAAGTCAGCAAACACGCATCCATATAACGTGAATTCAAATGGCAAGTTGAAAGCTCCGGCTGAACGTTGCGTGAGCCCGCACATGGCCGTCGGCCGCTCTTACAATCATTTCGGGCCTTTCCAAAATACGTCAGGCTATACAACAGAGACGATCATCAACTGTGCGTTGACGGGCGAATACTAAAAAATTAAAGCCTTCTAAAAAGAAAAAACCCTGATGTTTCCATCAGGGTTTTTTTTTAATCTTGTCCTAGTCTCGGGATCGTTCGAATCATTCTTTCCATATATCCGTTGATCTGATGTTTTTCGGTCTCATTAAACTCGCTCCAGAATTGTGTGATACGAGTATGATATTCAGGAATAATTTCATCGCAAAGGGCGCTTCCCTTGTCCGTAATAAGAATCACGAAAGAACGGCCGTCTTTTTCATGCGTCGTTCTTTTCACAAGTTCCGCTTTTTCCAAACTGTTAATCAGTCCAGAGATGGTCGCTTGCGTGACACCCACTTTTTGCGCAAGCTCAGAAGGCATCATACCTTGAGGCGTTCTTTGTAGAAGGATCATCAATGTAAAGCGGCCCGACGACAAGTTGTAACGAGAAAAGAAACTATCCAGATTAATTTCCATTTCTGTTGTGACTTTGCGAAGTAAGATATGCGAATACAGCGTCAAAGAATCCATGTCAGGATAAAGAGGACTCTCAGACTTTTCTAAGGCTTCCCGAGTCGGAATCTCGGTAAAATACAGCTTTGCCATAGGAATCTCCGATCGTAGAGGTTAAGCAGCCTTAGTAGTTTAATTAGGGGTCTAATAAAGCGCAAGAAAAAGGACGCAAAACTTACACCCAGGGCCTATTATATGCGCTTTAGAAAACTAACTGAGAATAGAACTGACGAAAAAAAAATGGAAGGGGCTCAACCCTTCCATTTTTCATCAATGCAGACTCTAAAAAGATGAGATCTATTCTAGAGTGTAAACAACGACTTTCACAGAATCTTTAGCTGCAAGAGAGCGACCCAAGCAAGCGCGAGATGCTTCGAAAGTTGAAGATCTTTCTTTCGTACCGAAAGTGATCAACAAAACGCCGTTCATTGTTTCGCCATAAACTTGGCAACGCTCGTCATCTAGTCTGAAAGCGCGACCTTTGCTTACTGGAACTTCGCCAGCAGACGTGTACTTGATAGCGCAAGAAAAGAAGCTTTGCGGTTTGTCTGTTTCGCCAGAAACGTTTTTCAAGCAAGTGGCATTAACATCGTTGATTTCTCTTTCAACTGCGATCACGTTTCCAACTTTGCGATCGTTAGCTTGAGCAGAGAAAGCCAAAAGCATAGAAGCTACAACAAAAAATAATTTCATAAATCCCTCCGTATTAGACACCGATAGCCTTTCACCTTTTCAGGGAAGCTCAAGGTCTTTGGCACCGTGTCTATGAGAAATCATTCCGCGTCAGGATGAGAGGCTTCAAACTTCAAAGCTCCCACGGACCACAAGACCGCTTGATGAGCTACCCAGCAGAGCAGAATTATGAACGAGATAGAAACTTCGTAGGGCATAAGACCTCCGTGGAAAGCAGACCTACAGAGGATTTTAGGCGTTAAACGGAGGTAGAATCAAAGAGACCGAATTTGTATTTAGACAGGATCAGGAATGGTTACGATCAAGGCACGGTCTTTTAAAACCACCATCGTGTGTTCAAACTGAGCGGTGCGGTGCTCGCGTCCTGCAACCAGCGTCCAATGATCCGGCTCTTCATCAACGACACGGGCCCCAGTTGAAACAAAGGGCTCAATCGTGATGACATGGCCCTCTTTCAATTTTCTTTTGTCGCGTTTGTCATAATAAGCCGCGATGAATTTTGGTTCTTCATGAAGACCGCGGCCGACGCCGTGGCTTCCTAAATTCTCAATCACGGTATAGCCGTTTTCAGTAGCGACCTTTTCGATCTGATAGCCAATCATATTGATGTACGCGTCGGCTTTCACAATACTGATCGCCGCTTCCAAGGCCTGTTTTGTAACATCAAGCAGTCGCTGATCCGCGGCTTTACCTGGAGGAATAATAAAGGAGCCACCGTTATCGGCGTAATATCCATCCAACTCTGCCGAGACATCGATATTAATTAAATCGCCGCGTAGAATTTGCTTTTGAGACGACGGAACGCCATGAGCGACCTCATGGTTTAAGCTAATGCAATTGTAACCTGGAAAGTTGTAAGTCAGCATAGGGCCCGAGCGTGCTCCGTGCTTTTCTAGGAATTTTCCGCCAAGCTCATCAAGCTCTTTGGTTGTCATACCGGGCTCAATGGAGCGTGCCATGTACTGCAGGCAGTTGGCGACGACCTTACCAATTTTTTTTAGACCTTCGAGATCTGCTTCCGTCTTTACGATCATGCAAGGCTAGTTATACACTGATCCGGATGAAAAAAGCCACTCCGCAGAGATATTTCCTTAAGAAACATGGGGCTAAGAAACTTTTACCCAAAGTTTCAACGTCGGATAATAAGTCGTCCCGTGGTCGCAGTCTGATTTTAGCCGGCAGTGCAGAGTACCCGGGCGCCGGAGTCTTGGCGGCGAAAGCCGCACTTCGCACGGGCAGTGGTTACGTGACACTGGCGCAAAAAAATATCGCGGTTTCGTCATTGGAAAATCCTGATTTTTTGCTTTGTGATCTTAACAAAAAATCTTGGCATGAGTTGAAATTCGACGTGATTCTGGTTGGGCCCGGATTTGGAGTTAATAGTTTTACAGCCCAAGTTATTCGCGAATTAAAGAATAAAAAAATCGAAAAAGTGATCTTAGATGCGGATGCTCTTACAGTGTGCGCGAATGAAAATCTATTTCCTTTGCCGGCGACTTGGATCGTCACTCCGCACACGGGTGAACTCGCTCGTTGCTTAAAGATCAGTGTAGAGGAAATCAATGCGGATCGCTATGCTGCCGCTCGGTTCGCTCAAAATCTTTTTCAGTGTGTGGTGATTTTAAAAGGGCACGAAACCCTGATCGCAAACCGCCAGCGAATTTATACCAATAAAACGGGAAATGCGGCCTTAGCGAAGTCCGGGACTGGGGATGTGCTGGCAGGAATCTTAACGGCCTTACGCGGGCAGGGGCTGACAGCGACACAGGCGGCTGTCTTAGGGGTTTATATCCATGGAGCGACGGCCAATCTTTGGGCTTCGCGCCAGAAAGACCTTTTATCGATGATGGCCTCGGACGTAATCGAATATATCCCATCTGTACTGCGTATTCTTCGTGGGAATTGAAAAAAGTTCTCACTAGCAGAGCTGACACAACCTTGTCTTTCCTTTTTGAGGCCTCCTAGGTAAAAACGGCCGCAAACAGGGAGAATTTCATGAATAAAGGGCTTTTGCTCGCAGCTCTTGTGACTTGGACTTTCGCGGCCCAAGCACAAACGTCTACCACGACACTTTCAACGACTTCTTCAGCCCCAAGCTCTGAAGTGGTGACTCAAGAATCCACAATGAAAGTGGATAGCGTTCTAAAGAACAAAAAATTCGAAGACGATAAAGACATCACAGATTCTCGTTTGAAAGCAGATTCTGGATCTCTTTCAAGATATTCCCTGAAATTTTCTTTGTCTTACTATGGTCCTCCGATCGGTGACCTTTCCAACAAAAAACAACCAAATCCAGACGGTTCTATCGGGAACAACGACACCTCATTGAGCGGTTCTATCAGCGGTCGTTACCGTCTTGATAGCAAAAGCGCGATCAGCATGGGGACGGGTGTTAGTGCTTTGACGCCTTTCCACGGTTCCGAGCGCACGGATGTAAAAACACCGTTTGTGAACTATGACCGCAACACGCGTCTGGGTGACGTACAAATGAGAAACTCTTACGGAGTTTCTGTGACGACAGTTCAAGAGTACATCGACGTGGGTCAGTATGCGACTTTAAGCTACGATAACTCTTTGGTTTACAACTTGGGTGCCTCTGGCTTTGCAGTAGGTATGGATGCCAGCTTAAGCTACTTCCTTTACAATCGTGATTATCAAGCTAAAGACCGCACGGCGGGTCGTTACTACCTAGGCTGGTATCCGCAAGTGAAGTACAATGTGACAGACAAATTCAACATGTACACTTCAGTTGCTGTTGGTTTCACAAACCCACGTGCTCGTGAAGATCAATTCGCTATGTTGAACAGAACAACAAGCCAACGCCTAGGTGCAGGTTACGCCTTCACTCGTGACATCTATCTTTCAACATTCCTAAATTTCTACCCCAAAGATCTAAGAACAGAGTCTACGACAGTCAGCTTCTCTACCGTCTTCTCGATCCTGTAGGTGCCTGCTTCTTTTTTGGGTCTACACCGCGTAAAAGTAAAAAGGGAACTCATTGAGTTCCCTTTTTTATTTTTCAACGTCGTTCAAAGGCGCCTCTAGAGCGATTTTCGCTGTATCAAAAATAAATTTTCACTAAAACCCCTGACGATCTTCTAAACACTGCTTGAAGTTTGATCAGACTTTCTTGTTTCAATCCAAGAATCGCTGCGATTTTTTAAAAATTTGAAAAATTCCCCTCAACTCTACAAAGGTCCAGCCGATAAGTTTACTACCTTGAATGAAAGGAGCCTTGAATGGCGAAATCCAAAGTAGTACGTCACGAATATATTCTTAGTCAGGAGATTCGTGAATTGGCTCTACACAGGGAGACAGGTCCACCTTGAAAGAATAATTAAAAGGTGAAATTGGTGAAACCAGAATCGACAAGGGATTCTGGTTTTTTTATTTCTAATTCTGCGG
This window contains:
- a CDS encoding tetratricopeptide repeat protein, with the protein product MKKILVALVATPLFLTGCLKTRNEVRETEQRQVMQQQVTTLQRSNADVSNRFADIEEQMRSLNGRVDVVENRVGQGNSGIENAVRNTQQQNQDLNQKVTLLQEALTKMEKDIYTLNAEIQSLKAERVAGQAERSAKQAKKNVYEVGEEFFNKKDWKQAILNYQKYRDDNPKGSKFADATYKIGVSFQELGMKDEAKTFYDEVVSKFPKSDEARRSKTRLKGLKK
- the pal gene encoding peptidoglycan-associated lipoprotein Pal translates to MFRKLALGLVACAVVAGCKGKQTQSDQSIETLPAGGQSTAIDSSPLSYDPMGSDSGKIAGLETVHFGYDKSSLDAASKKVIASNVEWMKSNPGVKVQIEGHCDNRGTIEYNVALGERRANAVKAYMVSLGIAGDRLSVISYGKEKPLDMGDTEAAWAKNRRANFVPAQ
- the rsmA gene encoding 16S rRNA (adenine(1518)-N(6)/adenine(1519)-N(6))-dimethyltransferase RsmA; this encodes MSQSRERLEQTLQELGILAKRSLGQNFLVSDVVIERIINQVKEFNPEELIEVGPGPGALTYFLKQMNVPLTLIELDRVIANYWREQGQNVLEEDALKLDWSRFYSDKKVVFVSNLPYQISSSIVIERSMEAPGVEHMVLMFQKEVAQRIRAVAKSEHYGLLSVIAQVFWKTEMVTEAGPRDFSPPPRVASRVLCFSRLQSEVKNRQAFLTFVKAAFAQRRKLLKKNLSGLLSQKKLTEEQLVGWITGMGFTETARAEELSPAQFVTLYKHFGFEA
- a CDS encoding PilZ domain-containing protein, with protein sequence MDKDIFTLVGREDEKIKLWQDLAQAQGELLCKGKEESICKLRVNFFNSKTKCLECTVESITTLKPQEEYLGHFFLGGEKYYFQGFAQIHQEKVVVPVAEELYHLQRRQNYRVRIPEGYQAFYNIVLVNEQPQKIIGQLADLSSQGCRVIYRMDAPLMKIGDKVTGHLVIGKRSPIEIQGLVRHIKVDEGNKVIQTFGIEFTPLSTMIENKLFALTMEIHKEVFKRPS
- the tsaD gene encoding tRNA (adenosine(37)-N6)-threonylcarbamoyltransferase complex transferase subunit TsaD — its product is MERVLAIETSCDDTSVAIVDRSGWVHSVVAASQDLEHEIYGGIVPEIAARNHSIALIPLIEEAFKKAGMTWKDVQGIAVTNRPGLIGALIVGLVTAKSLSQAKGLPFLGVNHLEGHLLAPFLRDSQYAPPEDFGYPYVGLAISGGHTSLYQIKGLGDYKVLGATKDDAAGECFDKFAKMAGLGFPGGVRIDQMAKTGNPHAFEFPRSMIHDETFDMSFSGLKSSGQRMLEQLGPELVQEQLPDLCASFQEAIVDVLIAKLDRAAKVFRSKRVILTGGVSANSRLRARAEEWAAKKGLTLVVPPIRYCTDNAAMIGYAGVLRMNAGEFSNIDLGPSPQVLTTDFR
- a CDS encoding DUF4398 domain-containing protein; amino-acid sequence: MRLQRLFIGVLLFTVIVSCQTVPAPVEDYSLARAALDAARSVQAARHSPGYWHQAEEAYRKGRIYFEDRDYSKAKEQFVRARVSAEKAENSARLIRQRTGDVL
- the smpB gene encoding SsrA-binding protein SmpB, with product MSILIVQENKKARFDYTIVETYEAGLQLMGSEVKSLRNKDVQLKDSYISFRGDEAFLQNAHIAEYKASSYNNHAPERLRKLLLNRKELDEIFGALKEKGYSCVPLKIYFKNGRAKLEIALVKGKKTHDKREAIKKRDVSDQIRSSLRRNR